The Chitinophaga sp. H8 region TACATGGTCTGTTTTTTGCAAGCTATGTATTCATTGTACTAAAAATTGCTTTATGCTTAAACTCGCTATAATATCAATGTTTATGTTTATTGCTGCTGCAGGCAATGTGTACGACTTCAAAGTAGAATCCCTGGATGGCGGAAAGATTGATTTCGCTAAGTATAAAGGGAAAAAGATCCTGATTGTAAACACAGCCTCCATGTGTGGTAATACGCCTCAGTACGAAGGGTTGGAAAAACTTTATAAAAAATACCATAATAAACTGGTGATCGTAGGTTTCCCTGCCAACAACTTTGGCGCTCAGGAACCCGGCTCCAATGAAGAAATCAAAGCATTCTGTACCAAGCAGTATGCGGTAACTTTCCCCATGGCTGCTAAAATCTCTGTAAAAGGCGCAGATATGCACCCACTGTATAAATGGTTGCTGGAAGAAAGCAAGGCTAAGAATATGCAACCAACGGAGGTAACCTGGAACTTTCAGAAATACCTGATAGATGAAAAGGGTAACCTGGAAGCAGTATTTTCGCCCAAAACTCAGCCAATGTCAGCTGAAATTATTGCTGCTATTGAAAAATAACACCAAATCATAAATAATAAGATGTGCCGGCCGATTCCGGCATACCTTTTCTGATAACACCAGCATTCATAATCTCTTTGCCAACTATAGTTATTATCCTGTGAATCCCTGGATGAGGATTGTCAAGTGTTGCTGTTAAACAAGCAAACAATGCATACCCCTATCCAAGTGAATGATCCTTTTGCATTATTCAATGACTATATACTTATGAGCAAAGCCATATCTACTTTCTTGCTGGCATGCATGTGTTGCATTGCATTTTCAGCTTGTCAGAATGATTACGAAATGCCCCCTTTTAACTGCGAAAGCGTATCCGAGCATTTTATCTTCAACGAAAAAACCATTCCGCTTAAACTTGTTTACAGCAATCTCTTTCGCCTGGAAACAGATTCCGGCAACTACAAATATTTAGGCATGGAAAGCATTTCAGACTCCTTCAAAATAGTGCTGAATATACACCATGGCCCCTACACCTCCGAACAACTTGCCAGTGACAGCATCCCCCTGGGCGATTACAGCTATAGTACCAACAGACCTACGAATACCGGCTCTATCGCAGTGGGGATAAAAAGCCAGAACGGATATCAGTTTTTAAATATTGACACTGCCAGCATTATTCTTTCCAGGATCAATATAAAACGGCAGGTAGTATCCGGTACCTTTTATTTTAGGACAAAAGATGCGATTACAAGTACGGGCACATTTAATGATGCCTGCTACCTTTCACTGAAATAAACAGGATGTACTAATTTTTAGCGGCTCCTTTCCGGCTACAACACTTCATCGGATGCTCACAACATTTTAAGTATCTTGCAGCCATGCTTTTTTCAGCCATTATAGGACAGGAGTCTGTACAACAACAGCTTATTCAAGCCGTGCAACATAACCGGCTTAGCCATGCTATGATTTTGCTGGCACCGGAAGGAGCCGGAGGCTTACCGCTTGGCTTAGCCTTTACCCAATATCTTGTTTGTGATAACAAACAGGAAAATGACGCGTGTGGTAAATGCACTGCCTGTATTAAGGCAGCGCAGTATATCCACCCTGATATACATTTTACCTACCCCGTAATACCACGGAAGGCCGGCGATAAACCGATCAGTACCGATTATGTAAATGAATGGCGGGAATTTATTACAGCCCATCCATATGGCAATGCATACGACTGGCTGCAATTTATTGGTGCCGAAAATAAGCAGGGCAATATTACTGCTAATGAGTGCGCAGATATTATCCATAAGCTCAACCTCAAAAGCTTTGAAAGTGGCTATAAAATATTATTGATCTGGATGCCTGAATACCTGGGCAATGAAGGTAACCGCCTGCTTAAACTGATTGAAGAACCGCCTGCTAACACCATTTTCATCCTGGTAGCAGAAAATCAGGAGCAGATACTGGCCACTATCCTTTCACGGACTCATCTGATAAAAATTAACCCTATCTCTAAAGACGCGATGGTACAGGCGCTCACCAGCCGGGCCCAGGCCTCTCCTGCCAAAGCCCAACAGGTAGCTACCATCTCTGCTGGTAATTACCGGGAAGCCTTATACCTCCTCCAACATTCGGAGGATGATTACCATGAACTACTGCGGAACTGGCTGAACGGTATTTTCACGGGCAACCGTCAGGCTTTGCAGGAATGGATAGAGCGGATTTCAAGTGCCAAAACAGGCCGCGAAAATCAAAAGCAGTTTCTCCGGTACTTTATCAACCTGCTTGAACACACCGTTCGCCTGCAATACATGGATAAAAGTCAACTGGCCTTTTCGGACGAAGAAATGGATTTCGCGGCTAAAATCCATAAGCTCGCCAATATGGACCAACTGGACCAGATCATCAAAACACTGGATAATGCCTGTTATTATATAGAGCGTAACGCCAATGCCAAATTACTGTTTCACGCCTTGTCCATCAAGCTGCAATATATTTTCAGGAAAAAAGAATTGCCAGTAGTCTGACCTGTATCCGGCAGCAAACTGTTGATGATTTTCACACTCAACATTATTTTATCGCATGTGTAAGTCGCACATTTCTTGTGCCACAATTAGCTCATTTGCACATCTGTCATCAGAAATCAACACTTCAACACATTTTCCGTTACCTTTGCTTCTTCCGGCCTTTTTGTTTTCTAAAAGGAAATATGTACTTTAAAGGACCGGGTTATGACTGGAATTGTTATTTAATAAAACTTTAAACTGATAAATATATGGCTTGTGCCGGATGTGGTACGGGTGCAGAAGGGAAGCCGGCGGGATGTAAAGACAATGGAGGTTGCAGCAGTGGTGGATGTAATAGATTAAATGTATTTGACTGGCTGGCCAATATTCCCCTGAGTGATAGTTTAGCACCATTTGACATTATAGAAGTAACCTTTAATAATGGTAGTCGTAAAGATTTTTTCCGCAATGTAACCAGGCAACTCTTTGAAAAAGGAGAAATGATTGCTGTGGAAGGCGTTAGCGGTTTTGACGTAGGTACGGTTAGTCTTACCGGAGAATTGGTAAAACTACAAATGAAAAAACGGCGGGTAGAGGATACTCCCGAAGTAAAAAAAGTACTACGCAGGGCCACTACCGACGATTTGCAACGGATGAACGACAATAAATCCCGTGAAAAGGACGCCCTGATCAGATCAAGGGCTATTGCACGTAATCTGGGCCTGGAAATGAAACTGGCCGAGGTAGAAATCCAGGCAGATGGCCGTAAAGCCACTTTCTTTTATACTGCCGATGACCGGGTAGACTTCCGTGAACTCATTAAAGTATATGCTGGTGAATTCCGTGCAAAGGTAGAAATGCGCCAGATAGGCGCCCGCCAGGAAGCGGGTAAAGTAGGCGGTATAGGTAGCTGCGGCAGAGAGCTTTGTTGCTCTACCTGGCTATCTGACTTCAAAAGTGTTAATACCACCGCTGCCCGTTACCAGAACCTCTCCATCAACCAGGCTAAACTTTCCGGCCAATGCGGCCGCCTGAAATGCTGCCTTAACTACGAACTGGATACCTACCTGGATGCTCTCAAAGGCTTTCCTGATGATGCAGATAGCATTGAAACTGCCAACGGTGTTGCTACTCTCCAGAAAAGAGATATCTTCAAATGCCTCATGTGGTATTCCTACTCCGGTAGTAATAAACAATACCCACTAACCATCAGCCGTGCCAAAGAAATCAGCCAGCTGAATAAACAAGGCATCAAACCAGACGACCTGAAAGCAGTTGAAATAGTTACTACTTCGAGCAAAGTGAAGGAAACAGACCTCGGCTTTGCGGATGTAGTAGGACAAATCAGCTTAAAATCACTGGAGAAAACTTCGCAGAAAAGAAAACAAAAGGACCGCGACCGTCAAAAACAAGGTGGAGAACAAAAGTCTGCATCTAAGCAAGAACAACGGTCCGCAAATAAAGGGGAAGGCAGACCCGACAAAGCACCTCAAAAAGGTGGCCGTCCGGAGCAAAAAGGTGCCAGACCCGAACAAAAGGGCCCAAGGCCGGAGCAAAAAGGACCCAGACCCGAACAAAAGCCCCGCCAGGAAAACAGGCTACCTCAAAAACAACAAGGCCAGCAACACGGGCAGGCTCCAGGTAATAAACCCCGGCAGGACCAGCAAAGACGTCCTCCCAGGAATAAACCCCGGAACAACAATAATAACAACAATAACAGCAATCCACCAGCATAATTCGCTAAAAGGGCAGCTTCAACAGGCTGTCCTTTTTTATGCCCTCTATAAGAAAAGGCCGCCCAAATAGGCAGCCTTTGTTGGTTGGTTTTTGCTTATGAGAAATTCTTGATAATTGTTTTAATATGCTCCTGCTTTAACTCTCATTCTCAAACAGTAACTTATAGTAATTCATATTGGTGGCCTCATCATAACCCCGCTCTACCAGTTCCCTGTCACCATGAATATAAACATGAAAGTTCCGGTCTAGCTTTAATACACTCTTAAATACCTTCTGCTGCTTTTTAACCGCAGATGCTGAAATATCAAATGTATCCGGTAATTGTTGCTGAAATTCCTGCTGATAGCTTTCCTTATACTCCTTAAAAGAAGCAATAGCATCCGGGTTACCCAGTACTTCATTCGCAAAATCATCTAATTGAAATTGCTCCTTTTCCTTAAAATAGGCGGCGGATTTATTCAGCAGATCTACCTGATCAACGCGATTCATTTCATACTCAGTGGGCAGTTTTGTATTAATAAACTGCTTGCACATATTTACGGCCGTTTCTGTTTGATGGTAACTGTCTTCCCGGCGTTGTACCTGTAAAAAGGCATCTTTCCAGTATATGGCCTCGTTTTGCTTGCTAATACTATCTACAATACTAACCTGATATCCATTTTCCTCCTCTACATTAAAAACCAGACACCCCTTGTCTAATTTACTGATATTAATTCCATCTTCATAATTCACCTGGTAATTATCATCTGATAAAAATACTTTCAGATAAGTATCCCGATTCTCAGATTTAAATATCCCAATCGCTTCTACGTCTTCTCCATCTACCTGACACCTGCTAAAATAAGCAATGTAAAGCTCTCCGCCTTTTATTTTAGGATGGGTGGAGTGTTTATATAGATGTTTGGCAATATTTACAGATTGCTCCTGGAAGTTTTCCTTGTCCTCGAAGATCCGCCGGCAGTACTGAAATACCTCATTTAACTGTATGTCCGCTTCATGAAAAAAACGGAAATATTCTGCACTATTGGTAAACGGTTGTATAAAATAAGTCAGCAACAACTGACCAATCATTTCGTCTTCCAGTTGCAAAGGCGCCTGAGAGCAAATCAATGGCTCTTCCTGCGACATATTACCTACCTTATGTATAGTCAGCTGCGCTAGATCTTTGAACTCCGATACATGGATCATGGGCGCAAAAATAATAAATTACTTCATAGTCTGTTAAACCGGAATATCCATGTATTGCGTGCCGCTTACACAAAGCACCACCACCCTTGTATTACGTATGGACTTACAAACTTTCTTTAGTACTTTAACCCTTTAAATGAACCTCCAAACACCATTAACATGATCAGGAAACAACATATATCCCTGCTGGCAATAATCATGGCTGGCAGCTTTACCGCCACCGCACAATTCAGTAAACCTTCCCAACCTCCATTATACCAGGCCCGGGATCTTACTGCGGAAAATATGTTTTCCCAGAATATTGAAGGCCCCAACTTTGACAAAGCCGGCAACCTTTATGTGGTCAACTTCCAGCGGGATGGTACCATTGGTAAGATCAATACCCGCGACGGCAGCGGCGAAATATTTGTAACCATGCCGGATAGCAGTATTGTTAACAGCATCCAGTTCAACAGCAAAGGCAATATGCTCATGCCGGATTTTATCGGCCATAACGTGCTGATGGTAGATATGCGTACCAAAAAAGTAAGCGTATATGCTCACTCCGATAAATTCAATCAACCTAATGACCTCTGTATAAACCGTAAAGACCAGCTATTTGCTTCTGATCCCAACTGGAAAGCACAAACAGGACAGATCTGGCGTATTGACAAAGGTGGAAAACCCGTACTGCTTGAAGCCAATATGGGTACGGCCAATGGCATCGAACTCAGCCCGGATGAAAAAACGCTGTACGTTAATGAAAGTGTGCAACGTAAAATATGGAAGTATGATGTGGATAAAGCCGGCAACATCTCCAACAAACAACTGTTCGGAGAATTCCCCGATCATGGTTTTGATGGCATGAAATGCGACAAGGCAGGCAACCTTTATGTTACGCGCTGGGGAAAAGGGACAGTGGTAGTACTATCCCCTGCAGGCAAACTGATCAGGGAAATACCACTTAAAGGCAAACAGTGCAGCAATCTTACCTTTGGTGGCAAAGATGGTAAAACCGTGTATGTAACCCTGCAGGACAGAAAATGTGTAGAAACCTTTAGGGTAGAAATACCAGGAAAGAGATATTAAAAAAATACCTACAATCAGGTATTTGTTTTACCCGTTGACGTATATAGTTTTACGTTAAATAGGATACTATCCTATGAATCCCATATACCCGTAAAATTTATCTGGTCAACAAACAAGTACCTCAACTGTAACAGTGAACGAAAAAGGCTGCCGCCAAATTGATGGGGCAGCCTTGTTTTTTATTCCGGCTCTTAGCTGGCTATTTAATGAGGAGTAGTTTTCCTTTGTTTTTCTCTACCGGGATAGCACCTCCCTTTTCATAAACCGCTCCTGTTTGAAAACGATCTACTTCCGGGGCAGTGATAGTGGCGGTAGCCGGATTAATGCCTAAAGCTTTCCAGTCTATTTGCAGTTTTACATGGGTATCTGTTGCGGCCCAGCTCGCAATGGATACCAGCACAGCGCCCGGCTTTTTGTAAATAGTGGCCAGTACCTGCGGATGATCTGTTTTAACGGGATTATCTGCTACCCAATACCCCACCATCTGGGTACCCTGCATGCCAAACTCATCCCACACCTTCCAGATTGGACGGGGATCAGCATCATCACTCCAGGGCAAACGGTTGGTCATCCCATATACCATCCCTCTCCAGGGGTTACCACCATCCTGCAGCATTTCACCCATCAACCCAAAAGGAATACCACTTACTTCCGTTAAGTAAAAGGCCGGATCATTCT contains the following coding sequences:
- a CDS encoding glutathione peroxidase translates to MFMFIAAAGNVYDFKVESLDGGKIDFAKYKGKKILIVNTASMCGNTPQYEGLEKLYKKYHNKLVIVGFPANNFGAQEPGSNEEIKAFCTKQYAVTFPMAAKISVKGADMHPLYKWLLEESKAKNMQPTEVTWNFQKYLIDEKGNLEAVFSPKTQPMSAEIIAAIEK
- a CDS encoding ATP-binding protein — protein: MLFSAIIGQESVQQQLIQAVQHNRLSHAMILLAPEGAGGLPLGLAFTQYLVCDNKQENDACGKCTACIKAAQYIHPDIHFTYPVIPRKAGDKPISTDYVNEWREFITAHPYGNAYDWLQFIGAENKQGNITANECADIIHKLNLKSFESGYKILLIWMPEYLGNEGNRLLKLIEEPPANTIFILVAENQEQILATILSRTHLIKINPISKDAMVQALTSRAQASPAKAQQVATISAGNYREALYLLQHSEDDYHELLRNWLNGIFTGNRQALQEWIERISSAKTGRENQKQFLRYFINLLEHTVRLQYMDKSQLAFSDEEMDFAAKIHKLANMDQLDQIIKTLDNACYYIERNANAKLLFHALSIKLQYIFRKKELPVV
- the ricT gene encoding regulatory iron-sulfur-containing complex subunit RicT, encoding MACAGCGTGAEGKPAGCKDNGGCSSGGCNRLNVFDWLANIPLSDSLAPFDIIEVTFNNGSRKDFFRNVTRQLFEKGEMIAVEGVSGFDVGTVSLTGELVKLQMKKRRVEDTPEVKKVLRRATTDDLQRMNDNKSREKDALIRSRAIARNLGLEMKLAEVEIQADGRKATFFYTADDRVDFRELIKVYAGEFRAKVEMRQIGARQEAGKVGGIGSCGRELCCSTWLSDFKSVNTTAARYQNLSINQAKLSGQCGRLKCCLNYELDTYLDALKGFPDDADSIETANGVATLQKRDIFKCLMWYSYSGSNKQYPLTISRAKEISQLNKQGIKPDDLKAVEIVTTSSKVKETDLGFADVVGQISLKSLEKTSQKRKQKDRDRQKQGGEQKSASKQEQRSANKGEGRPDKAPQKGGRPEQKGARPEQKGPRPEQKGPRPEQKPRQENRLPQKQQGQQHGQAPGNKPRQDQQRRPPRNKPRNNNNNNNNSNPPA
- a CDS encoding nucleoid-associated protein — its product is MIHVSEFKDLAQLTIHKVGNMSQEEPLICSQAPLQLEDEMIGQLLLTYFIQPFTNSAEYFRFFHEADIQLNEVFQYCRRIFEDKENFQEQSVNIAKHLYKHSTHPKIKGGELYIAYFSRCQVDGEDVEAIGIFKSENRDTYLKVFLSDDNYQVNYEDGINISKLDKGCLVFNVEEENGYQVSIVDSISKQNEAIYWKDAFLQVQRREDSYHQTETAVNMCKQFINTKLPTEYEMNRVDQVDLLNKSAAYFKEKEQFQLDDFANEVLGNPDAIASFKEYKESYQQEFQQQLPDTFDISASAVKKQQKVFKSVLKLDRNFHVYIHGDRELVERGYDEATNMNYYKLLFENES
- a CDS encoding SMP-30/gluconolactonase/LRE family protein, with product MIRKQHISLLAIIMAGSFTATAQFSKPSQPPLYQARDLTAENMFSQNIEGPNFDKAGNLYVVNFQRDGTIGKINTRDGSGEIFVTMPDSSIVNSIQFNSKGNMLMPDFIGHNVLMVDMRTKKVSVYAHSDKFNQPNDLCINRKDQLFASDPNWKAQTGQIWRIDKGGKPVLLEANMGTANGIELSPDEKTLYVNESVQRKIWKYDVDKAGNISNKQLFGEFPDHGFDGMKCDKAGNLYVTRWGKGTVVVLSPAGKLIREIPLKGKQCSNLTFGGKDGKTVYVTLQDRKCVETFRVEIPGKRY